Proteins co-encoded in one Candidatus Thiodictyon syntrophicum genomic window:
- a CDS encoding FRG domain-containing protein — protein MITDIPSLLAKITLIEGQHPNETLFFRGQVKRYRPITPSIDRNGYLSNENVLFREFILRNPDEFSGEKSTFEKLVKMQHYKLPTRLLDITTNPLIALFFAVANNDSEDGDFIVFAIPDEKIKYYDSDTISVVANIARRPIDTLDLRALLKTKIESNDQFRTRFNGTKEIQYLLHEIKEEKPYFKDLIEREHLEDIWCVKPLLKNRRIIKQDGAFLLFGIHGTKEHMATYSSFTPIDVPVLATEKEKLRKDLKLLGISNDKIFPELDNTAEYLRSIYARPHP, from the coding sequence ATGATTACAGACATCCCTTCTCTGCTTGCTAAGATCACATTGATAGAGGGGCAGCACCCTAATGAGACCCTATTTTTTCGCGGTCAAGTTAAGCGTTATCGGCCGATAACTCCATCGATTGACCGCAACGGGTATTTGAGCAACGAAAACGTATTGTTCAGGGAATTCATCCTGAGAAATCCAGATGAGTTTTCGGGAGAAAAAAGCACATTTGAAAAACTTGTAAAAATGCAGCATTATAAGTTGCCAACGCGCCTCCTGGATATCACCACGAATCCACTAATTGCGTTGTTTTTTGCTGTCGCCAATAATGACTCGGAGGACGGCGATTTCATTGTTTTTGCAATTCCAGATGAGAAAATAAAATATTATGACTCTGACACCATCAGTGTTGTCGCAAACATAGCAAGACGCCCCATCGACACGCTCGACTTGAGAGCACTACTCAAGACCAAAATAGAGTCGAACGACCAATTCCGCACTAGGTTCAACGGCACCAAGGAGATCCAGTATTTGCTTCACGAGATAAAGGAAGAAAAGCCCTATTTTAAGGACCTGATCGAACGTGAACACCTTGAAGACATCTGGTGCGTGAAGCCGCTCTTGAAGAATCGACGCATTATTAAACAAGACGGAGCGTTCTTGCTATTCGGCATACACGGAACAAAAGAACATATGGCGACTTACAGCAGCTTCACGCCGATTGACGTTCCGGTCCTAGCCACAGAAAAAGAGAAGCTGAGGAAAGATTTGAAACTTCTCGGAATCTCAAACGACAAAATATTCCCAGAGCTTGATAACACAGCGGAATATTTGCGGAGCATTTACGCACGGCCGCATCCCTAA
- a CDS encoding ATP-binding protein, with protein MLEIAKEDIVARLAFDNPWWDTGPATKIAFQDTPRRTCFASFFRTVLDTSVRRAIVLMGPRRVGKTVMVYQAIRGLLDGGTPANRILYLSLETPIYTGLPLARLLGFFLETFGHRRESPLHIFFDEIQYLRDWEVHLKSLVDSYPDYKFVVTGSAAAALRLKSTESGAGRFSDYVLPPLTFAEYLMFIKRDSELVEVVPASHPNRDDAPGYRAKDIVGLNGEFVNYLNFGGYPEAVFSATIRGDPGQYIKSDIIDKVLLRDLPSLYGINDIQELNRLFTTLAYNTGNEVSLEGLSQSSGVAKNTIKRYLEYLEAAFLIRRVERIDQNAKRFKRALYFKVYLTNPSMRAALFGQIGADSEAMGPLTETAIYSQWQQRQANQLYYARWNTGEIDIVSLASAEQKPQWVVEVKWTDRPFKARGELDNCVEFVSKNPQIEQPIVITTRTVAADSVEYRGVQFTFVPSSVYAYTLGSNILRCMEPSAAPVTADQRMRLPRT; from the coding sequence ATGCTCGAGATTGCGAAAGAGGACATTGTCGCCCGCCTGGCCTTTGATAATCCATGGTGGGACACGGGGCCGGCGACGAAAATCGCATTTCAGGACACACCGCGGCGGACCTGTTTTGCTTCCTTCTTCAGAACGGTCTTGGACACCAGCGTCCGGCGCGCCATTGTGCTGATGGGGCCGCGCCGCGTCGGCAAGACGGTGATGGTCTATCAGGCCATTCGCGGATTGCTCGACGGTGGGACGCCGGCCAATCGGATTCTGTACCTCTCGCTCGAAACGCCTATCTATACCGGGCTGCCGCTCGCGCGACTACTGGGGTTTTTCCTGGAGACGTTCGGACACCGGCGGGAAAGTCCGCTGCATATCTTCTTCGACGAGATTCAATATCTGCGGGACTGGGAGGTCCACCTGAAGTCCCTCGTCGACTCGTACCCGGACTACAAGTTCGTCGTTACTGGTTCGGCGGCCGCCGCGCTGCGGCTCAAGAGCACGGAATCGGGTGCCGGCAGGTTCAGTGACTATGTGTTGCCGCCGCTGACCTTCGCGGAATATCTCATGTTCATCAAGCGCGACAGCGAGCTTGTCGAGGTGGTTCCGGCAAGCCATCCGAACCGCGATGACGCGCCCGGGTACCGCGCGAAGGATATTGTCGGACTCAATGGCGAGTTCGTCAACTATCTCAATTTCGGCGGCTATCCGGAAGCCGTCTTCTCGGCTACGATCCGCGGCGATCCCGGGCAATATATCAAGAGCGACATTATCGACAAGGTATTGCTGCGCGATCTGCCGAGTCTCTATGGGATCAACGATATCCAGGAATTGAATCGGCTGTTCACCACCCTGGCCTACAACACCGGCAATGAAGTCAGCCTGGAGGGCCTCTCGCAGTCATCGGGTGTCGCCAAGAACACCATCAAGCGCTATCTGGAGTATCTCGAAGCCGCCTTCCTCATTCGCCGGGTCGAGCGGATCGACCAGAATGCCAAACGCTTCAAGCGCGCGCTGTACTTCAAGGTCTATCTGACGAATCCATCAATGCGCGCGGCCTTGTTCGGGCAAATCGGCGCCGACTCTGAGGCGATGGGACCCTTGACCGAGACGGCGATTTACAGTCAATGGCAACAGCGTCAGGCGAACCAGCTCTATTATGCCCGCTGGAATACCGGTGAGATCGACATCGTGTCGCTGGCCAGCGCGGAGCAAAAACCGCAATGGGTTGTCGAGGTCAAGTGGACCGATCGGCCTTTCAAGGCGCGCGGAGAGTTGGACAACTGCGTGGAATTCGTCTCCAAAAATCCCCAGATAGAACAGCCGATTGTCATAACGACGCGCACCGTCGCGGCAGACAGCGTGGAATATCGCGGAGTGCAGTTCACCTTTGTGCCATCCAGCGTTTACGCCTACACGCTGGGGTCAAATATCTTGAGGTGCATGGAGCCGAGTGCGGCCCCGGTCACGGCGGACCAGCGGATGCGCTTGCCGCGAACATAG
- a CDS encoding class I SAM-dependent methyltransferase encodes MLTKDQVNRLREPIRFEAELAGRTLRFASTWGLFSPREIDEGTRLLLAHLEVAPAADCLDLGCGYGAIGLALAALAPQGQTLMVDKDFVAVDYAGRNARRNRLDNARALLSNGFDQVPADQRFDRIASNIPAKVGKELLSILLHDARDRLRPGGRLYVVTINGLREFMKRNLREVFGNYDKLKQGAHYTVGMAERG; translated from the coding sequence ATGCTCACCAAGGACCAAGTGAATCGTCTGCGCGAGCCCATCCGCTTCGAGGCCGAACTCGCCGGCCGCACGCTGCGCTTTGCGAGCACCTGGGGGCTGTTCTCCCCGCGCGAGATCGACGAGGGCACGCGCCTGCTGCTCGCGCACCTGGAGGTCGCGCCCGCCGCCGACTGCCTGGATCTGGGGTGCGGCTATGGCGCCATCGGTCTGGCCCTCGCGGCCCTCGCCCCCCAGGGGCAAACCCTGATGGTCGACAAGGATTTCGTCGCGGTGGACTACGCCGGGCGCAATGCGCGCCGCAACCGGCTCGACAACGCCCGGGCGCTGCTGAGCAACGGCTTCGACCAGGTGCCGGCCGACCAGCGCTTCGACCGCATCGCGAGCAACATCCCCGCCAAGGTGGGCAAGGAGTTGCTGTCGATCCTGCTGCACGACGCCCGCGACCGGCTGCGCCCGGGCGGACGGCTCTATGTCGTCACCATCAACGGCCTGCGCGAATTCATGAAGCGCAACCTGCGTGAGGTCTTCGGCAATTACGACAAGCTCAAGCAGGGCGCGCATTACACGGTCGGGATGGCCGAGCGGGGGTGA
- a CDS encoding Ni,Fe-hydrogenase I large subunit, with protein sequence MTDPAGKLHIRLDPHGVRIDSTRPVGAASLLVGRDIAHATRLLPVLFSICAVAQAAAGAAAIEGALGLAVAPRIASRRRRLVAAETLREHLWRILLDWPGIMGEPADAAAMARVMAGYGDWRAALTAGVDLFAPGAALPAAEPAAAPAAECARRALADLGTLRVFGRPPDVWLEQVAGLEALAAWAGQTDTAAARLVHRTLTAGQAGFGRAGVGALPPLSATDLDRCLDGADPAVDAFVARPTWDGQPRESSPLTRQLEAPLVQDLRRSFGNGLLPRLAAQLVEAARIMAGAEASAAEPAPGDLPAGLGLAQVPAARGLLVHRVRLCDGRVTGYRILAPTEWNFHPAGVVAVGLAGLMAHADPVDLGPLARLFITAVDPCVDFELQLPGRPQ encoded by the coding sequence ATGACCGACCCTGCCGGCAAGCTGCATATCCGTCTCGACCCGCACGGGGTCCGCATCGACTCGACCCGCCCGGTGGGGGCGGCCAGCCTGTTGGTGGGCCGCGACATCGCGCACGCCACCCGCCTGCTGCCGGTGCTCTTCAGTATTTGTGCGGTGGCCCAGGCGGCGGCCGGGGCGGCGGCCATCGAAGGGGCGCTGGGGCTGGCAGTGGCCCCGCGGATCGCGTCCCGGCGGCGACGACTGGTGGCCGCCGAGACCTTGCGCGAGCACCTGTGGCGCATCCTGCTCGACTGGCCGGGCATCATGGGCGAGCCGGCGGACGCCGCTGCCATGGCCCGGGTGATGGCAGGCTATGGCGACTGGCGTGCGGCCCTGACCGCGGGGGTCGACCTGTTCGCCCCGGGCGCGGCCCTGCCCGCCGCTGAACCGGCCGCGGCGCCGGCCGCTGAATGCGCCCGGCGCGCGCTCGCCGACCTGGGCACCCTGCGGGTCTTCGGTCGGCCGCCGGATGTCTGGCTGGAACAGGTCGCGGGGCTCGAGGCCCTGGCAGCCTGGGCCGGGCAGACCGACACGGCAGCGGCGCGGCTGGTGCATCGGACCCTGACGGCGGGACAGGCCGGGTTCGGACGCGCGGGTGTCGGCGCCCTGCCCCCGCTCAGCGCGACGGACCTCGATCGCTGCCTGGACGGTGCGGACCCGGCGGTCGATGCCTTCGTGGCCAGGCCCACCTGGGACGGCCAGCCGCGGGAGTCGAGCCCGCTGACCCGGCAACTGGAGGCACCCCTGGTGCAGGACCTCCGCCGCTCCTTCGGCAACGGACTCCTGCCGCGCCTCGCCGCCCAACTCGTCGAGGCGGCCCGGATCATGGCGGGCGCTGAGGCGAGCGCGGCGGAGCCGGCGCCGGGCGACCTCCCCGCGGGCCTCGGACTGGCCCAGGTCCCGGCCGCCCGTGGGCTCCTGGTCCACCGGGTGCGCCTGTGCGACGGGCGCGTCACCGGATACCGCATCCTGGCCCCGACCGAATGGAACTTTCACCCCGCAGGCGTCGTGGCGGTCGGTCTCGCCGGGCTCATGGCGCACGCCGACCCGGTTGATCTTGGGCCCCTGGCCCGGCTCTTCATCACCGCCGTGGACCCCTGCGTGGACTTTGAACTGCAACTCCCGGGGCGGCCTCAATGA
- a CDS encoding HypC/HybG/HupF family hydrogenase formation chaperone, which yields MCLAIPARITAIDPTGQSATVALGAVTRDCSLALIEDAAVGDYVLMHVGYALNRISPQEAQQTLALMREAGVLVDQDGPAPALADTAGPA from the coding sequence ATGTGCCTCGCCATCCCCGCCCGCATCACCGCCATCGACCCCACCGGACAGTCGGCCACGGTCGCCTTGGGCGCCGTGACCAGGGACTGCTCGCTTGCCCTGATCGAGGACGCCGCCGTCGGCGACTATGTCCTGATGCATGTGGGCTATGCCTTGAATCGCATCAGCCCACAGGAGGCGCAGCAGACCCTGGCCTTGATGCGTGAGGCCGGGGTCCTGGTCGATCAGGACGGGCCAGCCCCGGCACTCGCCGACACCGCGGGGCCGGCATGA
- the hypD gene encoding hydrogenase formation protein HypD gives MKYIDEFRDRDLARGLAAAIAAAADPTRQYRLMEFCGGHTHAIFRYGLADLMPANVRFIHGPGCPVCVLPMARIDHAITLATQHGVTLCTYADLMRVPAGERRSLLKAKAAGADIRMIYSTSDALRIAREDPGRQVVFFAIGFETTTPPTAVAAKVARAEGLENFSIFCNHVLTPPALRTILATAGPDGVRLDGILGPSHVSTVIGSQPYGFVPQLFGKPVVIAGFEPLDVMQSTLMLIRQLNEGRCEVENQYTRTVTAEGNRKAQALMAEVFRPRETFEWRGLGFLPDSALRLADDYADLDAERRFAVTIGEVREVKGCECPAILRGVKEPTDCKLFGTVCTPDNPMGSCMVSSEGACAAYWSYGRFRYDH, from the coding sequence ATGAAATACATCGACGAGTTCCGCGACCGGGACCTGGCCCGGGGCCTGGCCGCGGCCATCGCCGCCGCGGCCGACCCGACCCGACAGTACCGGCTGATGGAGTTCTGCGGCGGCCACACCCACGCCATCTTCCGTTATGGCCTCGCGGACCTGATGCCCGCCAATGTGCGCTTCATCCACGGCCCGGGCTGCCCGGTCTGCGTCCTGCCCATGGCGCGTATCGACCACGCCATCACGCTCGCCACCCAGCATGGGGTGACCCTGTGCACCTATGCCGACCTGATGCGGGTGCCCGCCGGCGAGCGCCGGAGCCTGCTCAAGGCCAAGGCGGCGGGGGCCGACATCCGCATGATCTACTCAACGAGCGACGCCCTGCGCATCGCCCGCGAGGACCCGGGGCGCCAAGTGGTCTTCTTCGCCATCGGCTTCGAGACCACCACCCCGCCGACGGCGGTGGCGGCCAAGGTCGCCCGGGCGGAAGGGCTCGAGAATTTCTCGATCTTCTGCAACCATGTGCTGACGCCGCCAGCCCTGCGCACCATCCTCGCCACGGCCGGTCCGGATGGGGTCCGACTCGACGGTATCCTGGGTCCCTCCCATGTCAGCACCGTCATCGGCAGCCAGCCCTACGGCTTCGTGCCGCAGTTGTTCGGCAAGCCCGTCGTCATCGCCGGCTTCGAGCCCCTGGACGTGATGCAGTCCACCCTGATGCTGATCCGCCAGCTCAACGAGGGACGTTGCGAGGTCGAGAACCAGTACACCAGGACCGTGACTGCAGAGGGCAATCGCAAGGCCCAGGCCCTGATGGCGGAGGTCTTCAGGCCGCGCGAGACCTTCGAGTGGCGGGGGCTCGGCTTCCTGCCGGACAGCGCGCTGCGGCTCGCCGACGACTACGCGGACCTGGATGCGGAGCGGCGCTTTGCCGTCACGATCGGTGAGGTGCGGGAGGTCAAGGGGTGCGAGTGCCCGGCCATCCTGCGCGGGGTCAAGGAGCCGACGGACTGCAAGCTCTTCGGCACCGTCTGCACCCCGGACAACCCCATGGGCTCCTGTATGGTCTCCTCGGAGGGCGCCTGCGCCGCCTATTGGAGCTATGGACGCTTTCGTTATGACCACTGA
- the hypE gene encoding hydrogenase expression/formation protein HypE: MTTDRRFPVRLDLRHGTVDMSHGAGGRAMAQLIAEVFQAHLDNDLLRQGNDQALFTPPPGRLVMSTDGHVVSPLFFPGGDIGCLSVHGTINDVAMAGARPLYLAAGFILEEGFALQDLVRIVVSMAAAANAAGVPVVTGDTKVVERGKGDGVFITTTGVGVVPAGVTISGDLARPGDAILVSGSLGDHGVAVLSRRENLGFEVKIASDTAALHGLVAAMVAAVPDLHCLRDPTRGGLATTLNELAHQSGVGMRIRESAIPVHPAVAAACELLGLDPLYVANEGKLIAICPAARAAELLAVMRAHPLGAAASLIGEVVADPHRFVQMETAFGGSRIVDWLAGEQLPRIC; this comes from the coding sequence ATGACCACTGACCGCCGCTTTCCCGTTCGGCTGGACCTCCGGCACGGCACCGTCGATATGAGCCACGGCGCCGGGGGGCGGGCCATGGCGCAGCTCATCGCCGAGGTCTTCCAGGCCCACCTGGACAATGACCTGCTGCGCCAGGGCAACGACCAGGCCCTGTTCACCCCGCCCCCGGGGCGGCTGGTGATGAGCACCGACGGGCATGTGGTCTCACCGCTCTTCTTCCCCGGCGGGGACATCGGCTGCCTGTCGGTCCACGGCACCATCAACGATGTGGCCATGGCCGGCGCCCGGCCCCTCTATCTGGCCGCCGGCTTCATCCTGGAAGAGGGCTTTGCGCTCCAGGACCTGGTGCGCATCGTCGTCAGCATGGCCGCTGCCGCCAACGCGGCCGGCGTACCGGTCGTCACCGGGGACACCAAGGTCGTGGAGCGCGGCAAGGGGGACGGCGTCTTCATCACCACCACCGGGGTCGGCGTGGTCCCGGCGGGTGTCACCATCTCCGGTGACCTGGCCCGCCCCGGCGACGCCATCCTGGTCAGCGGCAGCCTGGGGGACCACGGGGTCGCCGTCCTGTCACGGCGTGAAAACCTTGGATTCGAGGTGAAGATCGCGTCCGACACCGCCGCCCTGCACGGTCTGGTGGCAGCAATGGTGGCCGCGGTGCCGGATCTGCACTGCCTGCGCGACCCCACCCGCGGCGGGCTGGCCACCACGCTCAATGAGCTGGCCCACCAGTCCGGGGTGGGGATGCGCATCCGCGAGTCCGCCATCCCGGTCCACCCGGCCGTGGCCGCCGCGTGCGAACTCCTGGGGCTCGACCCGCTCTATGTCGCCAACGAGGGCAAGCTGATCGCCATCTGCCCGGCGGCCCGGGCGGCCGAACTGCTGGCCGTCATGCGTGCGCATCCCCTGGGTGCAGCGGCCAGCCTGATTGGCGAGGTAGTGGCCGACCCCCACCGCTTCGTGCAGATGGAAACCGCCTTCGGCGGCAGCCGCATCGTCGATTGGCTGGCGGGGGAGCAGTTGCCGCGGATTTGTTGA
- a CDS encoding adenylate/guanylate cyclase domain-containing protein, whose translation MLHQNRELFLAGVARVVAELCDKSGAAFRHGALRHRLDGLIDEFLLESQPITGTHATIVLADIRGFTALTETLPAVTVIGLLNRYFSVMGRVIKRHGGVIDKFMGDSVMALFGAPERRPDDLLHALACAVEMQHAMVEFNLESVARGEPRLYVGIAVNTGEVMAGSFGSRQHSEYTVIGDTVNVVARMESFSLRGQVLLSESCHAAARDHIEVGAVNEVRVKGKSAPVVLYELHCVNYPRRLVVPQVEVRRSPRVRVDFPVELRRLVGKHIVAEPLSGRALDLGYHGFLVELPFALGRGTDLVVDLAPSLHGESLGDLYAKVVRAQAGADGVQTSLQFTNIDTPAHLQVKRYVDAVLWGR comes from the coding sequence ATGCTGCACCAGAATCGTGAACTGTTCCTCGCCGGGGTCGCGCGCGTGGTCGCCGAGCTCTGCGACAAGTCCGGCGCCGCGTTCCGGCATGGCGCCTTGCGCCATCGCCTGGACGGGCTGATCGATGAGTTCCTGCTGGAATCCCAGCCGATCACCGGGACTCACGCGACCATCGTGCTGGCCGATATCCGCGGCTTTACGGCGCTGACCGAAACCCTGCCCGCGGTGACCGTCATCGGTCTGCTGAACCGCTACTTCTCGGTGATGGGGCGGGTGATCAAGCGTCACGGGGGCGTCATCGACAAGTTCATGGGCGACTCGGTGATGGCGCTCTTCGGCGCCCCCGAGCGCCGCCCGGATGACCTGCTGCACGCCCTGGCCTGCGCGGTGGAGATGCAGCACGCCATGGTGGAATTCAACCTGGAGTCGGTGGCGCGCGGGGAGCCCCGGCTCTATGTAGGCATCGCGGTCAACACCGGGGAGGTGATGGCGGGCAGTTTCGGCTCCCGTCAGCACAGCGAGTACACCGTGATCGGCGACACCGTGAATGTGGTTGCGCGCATGGAGTCCTTCAGCCTGCGCGGTCAGGTCCTCCTCAGTGAGTCGTGCCACGCCGCGGCGCGTGACCACATCGAGGTCGGCGCGGTCAATGAGGTACGGGTCAAGGGCAAATCGGCGCCCGTGGTCCTCTATGAACTGCACTGCGTGAACTACCCGCGACGCCTGGTGGTGCCGCAGGTGGAGGTGCGCCGCTCGCCGCGGGTGCGGGTCGACTTTCCCGTGGAACTGCGGCGGCTCGTCGGTAAGCACATAGTCGCGGAGCCGCTGTCGGGGCGGGCGCTGGATCTCGGTTACCACGGCTTCCTGGTCGAACTCCCGTTCGCCTTGGGGCGCGGTACCGATCTGGTGGTGGATCTCGCGCCGAGCCTCCACGGGGAGTCGCTGGGCGATCTCTACGCCAAGGTGGTGCGGGCGCAGGCCGGTGCGGACGGCGTTCAGACCAGCCTGCAATTCACCAACATCGACACCCCGGCCCACCTCCAGGTCAAGCGGTATGTGGACGCGGTGTTGTGGGGGCGGTAG
- the rpmG gene encoding 50S ribosomal protein L33 gives MAKAAREKIRLNSSAGTGHFYTTTKNKRNQPGKMEIKKFDPVVRQHVMYKEGKIK, from the coding sequence ATGGCCAAGGCAGCACGTGAAAAGATTCGGCTCAATTCCAGCGCCGGCACCGGTCACTTCTATACGACCACCAAGAACAAGCGCAATCAGCCGGGGAAGATGGAGATCAAGAAGTTCGATCCCGTCGTCCGCCAGCACGTCATGTACAAGGAAGGCAAGATCAAGTAG
- the rpmB gene encoding 50S ribosomal protein L28 — protein sequence MSRVCQVTGKGPMSGHNVSHANNKTKRRFLPNLHYHRYWVESEKRWVRLRLSTSGMRLIDKQGIDMVIRDLRARGQQV from the coding sequence ATGTCTCGGGTATGTCAGGTCACCGGTAAGGGGCCGATGAGCGGCCACAATGTGTCGCACGCGAACAACAAGACCAAGCGCCGTTTTCTGCCCAATCTGCACTATCACAGGTATTGGGTCGAAAGCGAAAAGCGCTGGGTGCGGCTGCGCCTGTCCACCAGCGGGATGCGGCTGATCGATAAGCAAGGCATCGACATGGTCATCCGCGACCTGCGTGCCCGTGGTCAACAGGTTTAA
- the radC gene encoding RadC family protein has product MAITDWPADERPREKLLDQGAASLSNAELLAIFLRTGIPGKSAVDLARDLLTTFDGLPGLMAAHERRFCAVKGLGRAKYAQLQAVLELSRRYLLTRVADQDVLTSPEATRDFLKLKLYGLPHEVFACLFLDNRHRVIRYEELFQGTIDGSSVHPREVVRRVIETNAAAVIFAHNHPSGVAEPSQADLRITQRLKDALALIEVRVLDHLIIGEGPGTSLAERGLL; this is encoded by the coding sequence ATGGCGATTACCGATTGGCCCGCGGACGAGCGCCCGCGGGAGAAACTCCTGGACCAGGGCGCCGCGTCCCTGTCCAACGCCGAATTGCTGGCCATCTTCCTGCGCACCGGGATCCCGGGCAAGAGCGCGGTCGATCTGGCACGGGACCTCCTCACGACCTTCGACGGGCTGCCTGGCCTGATGGCAGCGCACGAGCGGCGATTCTGTGCCGTCAAGGGTTTGGGCCGGGCCAAGTACGCCCAGCTCCAGGCGGTCCTGGAGCTCAGTCGCCGCTATCTGCTGACCCGCGTCGCCGACCAGGACGTCCTGACCAGTCCGGAGGCGACCCGTGACTTTCTGAAACTCAAGCTCTACGGGTTGCCCCACGAGGTCTTTGCCTGCCTGTTCCTGGACAATCGCCACCGGGTGATCCGCTACGAGGAGCTGTTTCAGGGCACGATCGACGGCTCGAGTGTCCACCCCCGCGAGGTGGTGCGCCGGGTGATCGAGACCAATGCCGCCGCGGTGATCTTCGCCCACAACCACCCATCCGGGGTGGCGGAGCCCAGCCAGGCGGACCTGCGCATTACGCAGCGGCTCAAGGACGCGCTCGCCCTCATTGAGGTGCGGGTGCTCGATCACCTCATCATCGGCGAAGGGCCGGGGACCTCGCTGGCGGAGCGGGGGCTCCTGTGA